The genomic region AGGTTGCAGCCTCAGTTCATAGACAAATATTACaataacacgtgtgttagtcaatccatactatcgttttggagccagaatagacgcgtccattACATTGAGTGTAGCCTTATGGATCTGAAATATTCTGAGTATGGAGGTTTTTGTGTTCAAATTCCTGAGTGTGCAAATTTTTGGAGTTTCCTTTTTTTGAGTGTCATTTTCTTTCAACCCTTGAAACCCCAATCTTTTGTGTTTGGGTCTTTCCCTTTCCCAAGTAACATTTCCCTGTCACCCCTAATCCCCAAAACCCCAACTCCTTCAACTTTCCATTTGGCACCATGGTTTTGGGCTTACCCTTACCTAGGTACCCAGTATGCCTCATCTCCAACCCCCAATTATCTACCTACATTCCCTCCTACATTCAGTATTTTAAAATTCCCTATCTTGTCATACCTTTTCTATGTTTGTTGGAGCTTCACACCTTCCTCTTATCGTCATGCCTTTTGCCCAAACTCTGACTCCATGATACTCACACAGTTAACCCTTTAGACCAAAGGGTCAACCTTTCCCTTACCTGAGTACATTTTCCATGGCACCCCCAAACTCTGACATCTTATATTCTCTACTCTTAGCACTATTCATCCCATGTACCTCCCTACGTAGCCCAAGATGCCATTCATGGCTACTTTTGACATTGCAAGTACTTTAGAAGGTTTTAAGCAAACAGATTTGAGGATGAAAATGCTCAGGTTTGCTAGCAATCAGAGCACAAACCCTTTGATTTTTTGTGACAAAGGACAATTCCCCTTTGGGAGGAAGGAGAATCTCATCCAAAGTTCATATTTGAGCTTTCAACGAAATTGATTTCAGCTCCATTAAGTCTGTTTGATTTGCAAGTTGTCATGGATTTAAGAGTTGTATTTGTAGCTGTAAATTCTGTTGTGGCAGTAGATTGTAATGTATTGCAAACCCATTTAATATAATAGATGTTCTGCAGTTTATTATACATTTTGTGAACCCAGTTTGTAATATGAGTTGTCAACGCTAATGCCAAATAGTGAAGAAATCTGGGTTTCTTAGATTTCTGCTATTGTTGCAGCTGTTATATTGTCCATTTGTCATTGATGCTGTAGCAGCATATTGTAATGCATCTCAGACCCGTTTAATATAAGAGGAGCTCAGCGGTTAATTTTTCTCTATTTACTTCATTTGTAAACTGGGTCGTGAATGTTGTTGTGTATAAATTGGAGAAATCTAGATTTTAACAAGTTCTGGTTAAAAAAATTTAATCTGAAAATTATTTGTCAAGATTTTTGTTGGGGATTAAACCATCACAAGTGATTAGTAGAAAGTTGCAGAAGAGCAGGAAAAAGAATCGGGGAAGACCAAAAAATGAGAGAAATTCTCAAAGAAAATGATTACCAAGGCATATATTGCTCATAAAACAAATGAGTGACATCCAACAATGATTGTCTTGGATACAAATTCCTGCACGAATTTCAGAATAACACCGTGTGATATGTAAATAATTCAGGAAATGAGCTAGTCACAGTGGCACACACTTTGATTCATGACAAAGTACAGCAAAGCTTGTCTAGCACTTTTGTGGAAAGAAGCAGGTGTTTTTAGGCAGAAAACAGAGGAGTTTTTGGCAGTTGTGCAAAACCACAGATCCAACAGGGGCTGTTGACACAACTGCCAGCTCTGAAAAGCAGCAGTTTCACAACTGTTGAGGTGATtcaaaaacaccaatctgcaccAAGCAGCAGTGTCATTACACATCCAAACAATGGCCTATGGTGTTTCAAATTCTGCCCTGTTTGAGCTGTTGCAAGTGATCTTAGCGACTGAACATTGTTGTTTCAAGCTGGCTGTGTGCCCAGGTGGCCTAAGATTGTAATTATCATTGCAGATAGTGAATGTAGGGCTCATTTGCCTCACATTTACTGCAATTTTCTCCTAGAATTCAGGTTCTCCAGGTTAAAAATATGAaactctgtaatgtccccactttgaaatataatttgataataaataataataataaaatttaaatacaaaagaataaaaataatgattaaattaaaatataaaagaatataattacaatttgattaaagttaatgaatggacaaaaatcatgaaatgataagttgtgacttccccaaatatgaggtataaaagggagaagataactcatttgaaggggggatgacttgggaatcagaagtgcagatctgattttgaAAGGTTGTGATAGTTGCCCTCTTTCAAAGCGTTCtaatgatgaaagggtgtgtctcttgccaaagggcatacatgatgaagaggtgtgacctctccctcacattgagagatataaaggaaaggaatcaaagcatccagtgaatcaccatcgatcagatcagatcagaactgttattaagttacaggcagtaacatccttgttcttggtggtatgcatggggatgtgctgaatatgtatacttaatatatgaagcctgataatgttctcatgcagaatttagtagtaatattaatatagactgcaatatgtatgacagtcatacataATTTCATATACATTTATAGTACTTGAAAGACCATTACATATATAGCCCAGTCCTTAGTCTTCCGCTAATGCCTACGTAGGGATAGGGGGTTTCTGTAGGGAGAGGCGGAGTAATTCAGTCACAAGATGGGTTGATCCCAAGATGGGTAAGGTCATGTATTCCTGAAACCTTGAGGGGAAGTCCCCAAGATGGGGTATGGATACATGTGTCCTAAGAAACCTGAGGGAGCCTGCTTGTAGACTGTTTCGAGCACCCTAGCACAGTAATTCCACCATCTTTCattagggttagggaaatattTCTAACCCCAATAACCTAATTTAAGATAGAATAATGCTTAATGATGTATgttaatttgtaatgtccccactttgaaatagaatttaatggcaaataataaaaataataaaattaaaattcacaagaataaaaataaatttaaattaaaatataaacgagtataattaaatataattaaaatttaattaagttaaaaagtggtcaaaagacatggaatgaaaagttgtggctccctcaaacatgagatataaaagggagaagagtacctcatttgagaggggataatttgcggaatcagaagtgcagattggattgtgaaaggttgtgtccctttcaaagggcagaaataatgaacaggtgtgacctctccctcacattaagtgatttaaaggaaaggaatcaaaagcctccaatgatatcaccatcgatcagatcagatcagaactgttataaagttataggcagtaacatccttgttcttggtggtatgcatagggatgtgcttaatatatgaagcccgatcATGTTCTTATGCAGTatttaatagtaataataatatagGCTGTCATGTCCCCGCCATGACACTAGACCAAAACAGTAAACAGATCCTAACCATAATATGAAATTGTCTTATGcaagtaagacttcacaatttcattgATCGTAGAACATGTTACAATTGTCTATCCTCAACAGTCGGAAATATTGCAGGTCACATACGATAAGATTTGATATATAGTAAATAATATTCATATGAAAGAACCAATCCTCTTCCCTTCTAGTAGTGATCTTCTCTAGGATGGAATGAGGGATTAGTTAGAATAAACAACAATGCATTAAAAGAGTGATTAAGTCATGAAGAGACATATGGTTAGTAGCAAAGGAACACATCCCATTCCAACAGTCACTACTTTGAAGGAATGTTGTAACCCTCCAAGCCCTATGGAGGAGCTTAAGACAACACCCCTGCATTCAAGGCATCAGATGAGATGAGATTTGGCATTTATAAGAAAGGAAATATACAGCAGTTCGATTCTATACAGTGGTTGTGGTATGAGTTCCCCATACATAGCATAATGAATACTGTTTATATCTGCATACTACTGACTAATAATGTATTGCTGTTTATGATCAGTAATGTATTGGTAATTAATTACTGATCAATGCTTAAAAATTGCATTGGTGTTTGAGGATCGAACAATCTTGGAAAAGGGGAGCATAAAGAACAGATCAAACCTGCAACCATCAGGGAGATAAGGCAATACTCTGGGTTTTTCTATTAAAGAGACAAAGGTATTCCCTCTCTAACCCATCCTTAATAGTTAAGAATCATAATCCAGGGTAAACTAGGGCATTttataaaaggggacattacataattaATGGAAAACAGGTAGTCTCCcgataggggacattacaaattcacTGTGACTTCAGTTTTTCTGTTGTTTGCTCTCAACTTCTTTCATATTCAGTTTAATGTGTTGCCTATGAGTGCAGTTCATAATTCCTTCACTTTGATCTGTATCTTGGTGACTACTGTATGGTGTCACCATCATAATCTAGTATTTATGGATCACTTAGGTTAGTCATGTAAGCGGGAACAAACTCGTGAAAATAACAAAAACCATTATTATTTTAAGGATTTGATGAGAGTATAAGATAATTGTGTGAACCTTGCAGTAAAGGTCCAGGATAAAATAGAAAAAGTACCTGTCAAAAGAATCCTAAAGCATTTATTTGGACCTGATAACAAATAAGTACATGGCATAAAGCATAGTCACCAGGAAATTATAGTTTAGGGACAGTGAACACATGCAGGTACTCACATACATAGTCACTATATTTATAAATAGTAAAGCCAAAGCCATACCTTCATTCATCTACCCCCTCCTTGAAATGGCATACCTATCCTTGTACCACCATGTCTCCAAATTCTTATATCTAAGACCTATTTTTATCCAAGAAATTCAACTTATATTTTTCTCAAAAGTAGCTTTGCACCTTGCCCTCCAAAGCAAAAGATAGCCAACAACCACATTATATGTCATATATTCTTGCAGCTGTCCTTGATCATCCAAGAACCCCTTAGAAGAAGTCCTCGCCAAGAGAAAAAGACAataaaaatgtttttcattgaagACTTGATTTTGAATCAAGTAACATGATTATTGCAGACTTCTTTCTACACCTTAGAGCCATACATAATGGCTTAATTTTGTTTCAATATATGGGCTCCAATAACTTTCAACAAATAGGTCTGAAAATGTAACGGAATTCAGCCAATTATCCAATATCAAGTAAATTATGCATGTCTGGGCAACAAACCTACCTAAATTATGTTTAGTTTATCAGTCTTATCATTGTAAACTGACCAAAGTTTATGGTCATCAAGAGTGAGAATCTGAGACATGGTTTGGAAATACATCATAAGCATTTCAGAAAGAGAGATTATTATAACATCATGAGAAACTTGGTATTAACAGCACTTTCTAGAATTGTCTTTGCTTCCTTGGCTCTCAGTTGACCAAAGAAAGTGCTTCCTTGACTCCCAATTGTAAGACTTGAATCTCTGTTGTCTTGTAGACTTTTGTCAAATTGCTTGAAATTAAGTCAATGTATGACTTTTTATGTAGTACTTTTAACTTCTCTTTGAATGGGTAGCAGATTAAACAAAATGTTACCGAGTACTACTACCTCTTATGGGCCACACGCATTATACTTCTAGTTTGTAAACCTGATGAGAATCATTTTTCTTTTGACTATGTACAACTTTCTATGTCACATAGCATCAGAAACTTATAGATGACTCTGATTAGGAATCCTAAACAAGTTCCAGTTAGAATCTGATCACTTAGGATTGCAGGTTATGCTCACTCAAGATAATTTCAAAAGGAAATATTATTATCTTTGAGCAAATTAATTGGATTGTGAATCCATAATACTTCATCCTGTATGAGGTTAAGAATTAACCAGATTTCTTCTTAGAATTTCTTTGTCAAAGATGAAACCTCCTAGGCAGAAAGCTACATGTTGTATCACTTTATAGATTTATTATTCTGGGTATTAGAATCTATATGCATAGGAAAGCATTTCAGAAGTTCACAAGCTGTCCAAAATGTTAGCATAGATTGCCGAAGGGTACAGATATTGCCTTTTGGCCAGATTCCTTAGTGTCATTAAGTGCACGGTATCCTTTAATCAGAAGGGaacattttcagatcaaacaaGAGATCATTCCCACAAATCAAGCAACTGTGTCTATCCAGCAAGCTGGATGCACCTTTtaccaaaataaatattaacttgtTAAATATAATACAGGATGATTTTATATTCTAGTTAATAATAGTTTTGAAAAGAATGTTTTGATTTTGGTGTTGTACTACTTACTCTTTTACTACACCACCACTAGTTTTACATATTAACTGTCAATATTTTACGATATAGACTGCACAATTCTTATTGTTTCTACTTATTTTTATATTTAGTAATTTACTGTAATGGATGCTACATTTTACAATAGTGCAAGTAGAATGCAGATTCCAAGAAACAATTCCTTCACGCTAAATGAACACAGAAATTAGCTCCATTCTAACTGTTACCCATGGTAATTGGAACTGCGACTTTTTGCTGCCTCTCGAACAACATGCCAAGGGCTATTTTACTAAAGGGACACTGACACCACTATTTCATTTATGGCCAGAAAAGCAATCTGCACTGCCATCTGTTTATTTTATTACTCCTGTGCTTGATGATACCAGCAATAGTGAGTACCATTTTCCACGTATCAAAATTAACAGAGTTTGTTTCTTTAGGAGGTGCTTACTTCCAGGAAGATACTGTGTTGTGAAATTTGTATTTACAATTTctgctccaacattttttaaaatGAGAAAAAAGCAACAGAAAAACATTGATAATTACCATCTTGAAGTTGTGCCTGTTGCTCCATCGCTTGCAGACGAAGCTTGAGCCCATTGTTCTCATTTGCCAACCCAGACAAATCTCTCTGTAAAAAGAAAAATGTGTTATGCAATGATCATAGCGTGAGAATTAATCTGATTGGGTACTTAAAAGCAGAGTTAACTAACCTCAAGAGATAACAAATAAGAAATAAGCTTAGCGCGATTGCTATCAAAATTCATTATGTCAAAATCAATTAACCCAGTCCAAATTACACACCTGCATCAGGGTTAGCTGGGCTGATAATGTGGTAGCCTCAGTTTGTAACGTTTGCACTTTGCCTTCCAGTTCTGAGATATATAGCATTTTCCTTTCCTTGGAACGTGCAGCTGATAGACGATTGGCCAATATCCTAGGATACACACAAAACAAGGATGCAGAATATGAATTTATCACTAAAATCAGAAGTCTTGGTGCTGCTTGAAGAAGTGACTAATGCTATCTCGTCCACCTTGCTTAACTCCACCCAAGTCTGACGGGACTTGGCAATGGCATTCTATACAAAAATGTATGCCAACTGCAATACCATACCTTTTAACACGCCTAGGATCAGTCCTTGCAATCTCTGTTAATTTCTCATTGGACAAAATCTTCTTCAGTTCAGCTTCTGTGAATTCTCCATTGCCCAATTCCATCTTGAATTTAATATTGACATCTGTTGAACTCCTGCGAAAGTCTCTACTGTTCTGGCTCTGGGAAGGAGACAGTTTTAAGTCCTTAGCACTATTGATACCGTTCATGTTACTGAGAATGCTATCCATGGACATGCTCCGATTGTGACGGGTGCTACCAAAAGACTGATGCCCATTACCTTCCTTGTCCCTTTCAAGTGGCAACGCATTTCTGTTCTGATTGCCTATCAGATTTGCCTCGCTATCAGCCTCATCTCCACTGCTGCTCCAATCGGCATCCTtatcatttttctctttcatcatatCACTTCCCCCACTATCTGTCCTGATGTGGATCCCATCAGAACCATCAGCAGACCTCATCATGATATCGCGACATTCATTTTCAATAATACTGCTACCATATATGTTGTGGGATTTTTCCTTACTTTCTGCATCAGCCGCTTTAAGATTTTTCTCTGCTCTAGTCTCCAATCCTTTGCATGCCCGGTCATTGGCGTCCATGATCTGCTTTCTGCTCTCATCATTCACTGGTCCAATATCCACACCTTCTGAATTTTTCACATTATCTCTGTTCTGCATCTCAACAGGCACATTATACAAATTATTGCCCAATTCCCCTCTTTCTTTCAAGCATTCCATGTTCAGATCATCATCCATGTTAAAACCACCCTTACCATCCTGTGAAACTTGACCCTCAAACGGTTGATCCCTAATCCGTTCCCTTCCTGCACTATCCTTCAAAATGCCAGAGGCAAGAAAGTCATCCATCTGACCAAATGAAGACTGCAATTGCTGAGAAAACTTATAAGGAACTTCACTATGCGTTCGTCGGTGCCCTTGCCTTGCTGGAAGACCAGAGCCACTACTACCAAAAGACGATGGAGGCAGAGGGCAGTGAGCAGCAGCAGCAGTGGAAATAGCAATCCCTGACCTGTTAGATACTCCCAAAGGATTCTGATTTTCCATGGAGGCATCCAAAGAATTACCACCAGACATGTCCGATGAAGCAACACTAGCTCCAAAAGGCATGCCACTGCGCCGCTTTGATAAATTCATTGAAGCAGGGCTTATAGGAGGCAACCGATCAAAAAGCTGAGCCTCAGGAACAGAAGACATTGAAGAATTCTGATCCAGCGACAAAAATGCAGGCTGTGAGAGAGACCGGCTATGCGAAGGCCTCTGTGTTGACGAATTGCAATTTGAGAAGGGCGATTGCGAGTATGGCGACTGTAAAACCGAACCCAATGGCGGATGATGAGAATGAGGGATTCCATGCCGATTGCCCTGATGACTCGGCATAGATGTCGAACAAGACTGCCTATTATTATCACTAGCCTTTATTATTTTCTTCTGTTTAAAAATGGATGAGCacgaaggtgatgatgatgattcttcagcCCTCTGGATGAATTCACTGTAGCTATCCCCCATTCCCTCCATCTATTTATCTCCTAACCCTAAAAACTCCCCCGACAATCTAAAGATAACCCTTAAACCCCCCATTCTTAGCTACATCGGAAAGGAAAATTCATAAATCTACTCCTATGCTCATGATTTATCATTTACTTACCTCGTTTTGCTGCCAAATTGATGACATTTTGTGCAGAGAAATCACCGGCCAGCTGAAAAATTCCACGGTAATTTTCGTCAGCACAACAGATTCTTTTGTTTTCGGTTTTGTTTGTTTTGTATAGAGAAAATTTGTTTCGGAGCTCACGAAGCTATCAACACTCCACTCCAGACGATAGACGACTACAAATTCAATGCAGTGGGAGTGAATTTCACAATCTCCACTTTTATTTCGT from Cryptomeria japonica chromosome 3, Sugi_1.0, whole genome shotgun sequence harbors:
- the LOC131054345 gene encoding bZIP transcription factor 30 isoform X1 — protein: MEGMGDSYSEFIQRAEESSSSPSCSSIFKQKKIIKASDNNRQSCSTSMPSHQGNRHGIPHSHHPPLGSVLQSPYSQSPFSNCNSSTQRPSHSRSLSQPAFLSLDQNSSMSSVPEAQLFDRLPPISPASMNLSKRRSGMPFGASVASSDMSGGNSLDASMENQNPLGVSNRSGIAISTAAAAHCPLPPSSFGSSGSGLPARQGHRRTHSEVPYKFSQQLQSSFGQMDDFLASGILKDSAGRERIRDQPFEGQVSQDGKGGFNMDDDLNMECLKERGELGNNLYNVPVEMQNRDNVKNSEGVDIGPVNDESRKQIMDANDRACKGLETRAEKNLKAADAESKEKSHNIYGSSIIENECRDIMMRSADGSDGIHIRTDSGGSDMMKEKNDKDADWSSSGDEADSEANLIGNQNRNALPLERDKEGNGHQSFGSTRHNRSMSMDSILSNMNGINSAKDLKLSPSQSQNSRDFRRSSTDVNIKFKMELGNGEFTEAELKKILSNEKLTEIARTDPRRVKRILANRLSAARSKERKMLYISELEGKVQTLQTEATTLSAQLTLMQRDLSGLANENNGLKLRLQAMEQQAQLQDALNKALMEEVQRLKLATGQPIAEQSSGMAQQMSLSSHLYQLQQHGLQQQQQVEENVQSSGQKISQNGTFQNSNNAYQQFMGSV
- the LOC131054345 gene encoding bZIP transcription factor 29 isoform X2, which translates into the protein MSSIWQQNESPYSQSPFSNCNSSTQRPSHSRSLSQPAFLSLDQNSSMSSVPEAQLFDRLPPISPASMNLSKRRSGMPFGASVASSDMSGGNSLDASMENQNPLGVSNRSGIAISTAAAAHCPLPPSSFGSSGSGLPARQGHRRTHSEVPYKFSQQLQSSFGQMDDFLASGILKDSAGRERIRDQPFEGQVSQDGKGGFNMDDDLNMECLKERGELGNNLYNVPVEMQNRDNVKNSEGVDIGPVNDESRKQIMDANDRACKGLETRAEKNLKAADAESKEKSHNIYGSSIIENECRDIMMRSADGSDGIHIRTDSGGSDMMKEKNDKDADWSSSGDEADSEANLIGNQNRNALPLERDKEGNGHQSFGSTRHNRSMSMDSILSNMNGINSAKDLKLSPSQSQNSRDFRRSSTDVNIKFKMELGNGEFTEAELKKILSNEKLTEIARTDPRRVKRILANRLSAARSKERKMLYISELEGKVQTLQTEATTLSAQLTLMQRDLSGLANENNGLKLRLQAMEQQAQLQDALNKALMEEVQRLKLATGQPIAEQSSGMAQQMSLSSHLYQLQQHGLQQQQQVEENVQSSGQKISQNGTFQNSNNAYQQFMGSV